In Pseudomonas sp. R76, one genomic interval encodes:
- the rnhA gene encoding ribonuclease HI: MTDSVELFTDGACKGNPGPGGWGALLVCKGVEKELWGGEANTTNNRMELMGAIRGLEELKRRCDVLLVTDSQYVMKGINEWMVNWKKRGWKTAAKEPVKNADLWQLLDEQCNRHNITWKWVRGHIGHPGNERADQLANRGVDEVRGYKQS, encoded by the coding sequence ATGACCGATAGCGTAGAACTCTTCACCGATGGCGCCTGCAAGGGCAACCCTGGCCCCGGCGGCTGGGGCGCCTTGCTGGTGTGCAAGGGCGTGGAGAAGGAGTTGTGGGGCGGCGAAGCCAACACCACCAACAACCGCATGGAGCTTATGGGCGCCATTCGTGGCCTCGAGGAACTCAAGCGCCGCTGTGACGTGCTGTTGGTGACCGACTCGCAATACGTGATGAAGGGCATCAACGAGTGGATGGTCAACTGGAAAAAGCGCGGCTGGAAAACCGCGGCCAAGGAACCGGTGAAAAATGCCGACCTGTGGCAACTGCTCGATGAGCAATGCAACCGCCATAACATCACCTGGAAATGGGTGCGCGGCCACATTGGTCACCCAGGCAACGAGCGTGCCGACCAGTTGGCCAATCGCGGTGTGGACGAAGTGCGGGGCTACAAACAAAGCTGA
- a CDS encoding ABC transporter permease codes for MNLSPLNRRRFERFKANKRGWWSLWLFLILFVLSLGAELIANDKPLAVHFDGDWYFPALKRYPETAFGGEFPLEANYKSPYIQELLKAKDAWTLWAPIPFSYQSINYDLKVPAPAPPSSVNLLGTDDQGRDVLARVIYGFRVSVLFALTLTVLSSIIGVIAGALQGFYGGWVDLAGQRFLEIWSGLPVLYLLIILASFVQPNFWWLLGIMLLFSWMSLVDVVRAEFLRGRNLEYVRAARALGMQNGAIMFRHILPNAMVSTMTFMPFILTGAIGTLTALDFLGFGLPAGSPSLGELVAQGKSNLQAPWLGMSAFAVLAIMLSLLVFIGESARDAFDPRK; via the coding sequence ATGAACCTGTCCCCCCTCAATCGCCGTCGGTTCGAACGCTTCAAGGCCAACAAACGTGGCTGGTGGTCGCTGTGGCTGTTCCTGATCCTGTTCGTGCTCAGCCTGGGCGCGGAGTTGATCGCCAACGACAAACCGCTGGCCGTGCACTTCGACGGCGACTGGTATTTCCCGGCGCTCAAGCGCTACCCGGAAACCGCATTTGGCGGCGAATTCCCGCTGGAGGCCAACTACAAGAGCCCGTATATCCAGGAACTGCTCAAGGCCAAGGACGCCTGGACGCTGTGGGCGCCGATCCCGTTCAGCTACCAGAGCATCAACTACGACCTCAAAGTACCCGCACCCGCACCGCCTTCGAGCGTCAACCTGCTGGGCACTGATGACCAGGGCCGCGATGTATTGGCGCGGGTGATCTACGGCTTCCGTGTGTCGGTGCTGTTCGCCCTGACCCTCACCGTGCTCAGCTCGATCATCGGCGTGATCGCCGGTGCGCTGCAGGGCTTTTATGGCGGCTGGGTCGACCTCGCCGGGCAACGTTTCCTGGAAATCTGGTCCGGCTTGCCGGTGTTGTACCTGCTGATCATCCTCGCCAGTTTTGTGCAACCCAACTTCTGGTGGCTGCTGGGGATCATGCTGCTGTTTTCGTGGATGAGCCTGGTCGACGTGGTGCGCGCCGAGTTCCTGCGCGGGCGCAACCTTGAATACGTGCGCGCGGCCCGTGCGCTGGGCATGCAGAACGGCGCGATCATGTTCCGGCACATCCTGCCCAATGCCATGGTCTCGACCATGACCTTCATGCCGTTCATTCTCACCGGCGCCATCGGCACCCTCACCGCCCTGGATTTTCTCGGCTTCGGCTTGCCGGCCGGCTCACCGTCACTCGGTGAATTGGTGGCCCAGGGCAAATCCAACCTGCAAGCGCCGTGGCTGGGCATGAGTGCCTTTGCCGTGTTGGCAATCATGTTGAGTTTGCTGGTGTTTATCGGCGAGTCCGCTCGCGATGCCTTCGACCCGAGGAAATGA
- a CDS encoding microcin C ABC transporter permease YejB, whose translation MLAYIVRRLLLIIPTLFGILLINFIIIQAAPGGPVEQMIAKLEGFDGATSRIAGGGAEVSVAGSSYRGAQGLDPALIKEIEKMYGFDKSAPERLWIMVKNYARLDFGDSFFRDAKVIDLIKEKMPVSISLGLWSTLIMYLVSIPLGIAKATRHGSHFDVWTSSAIIVGYAIPAFLFAILLIVVFAGGSYLDWFPLRGLTSNNFDELSWSGKILDYFWHLALPVTALVIGNFATMTLLTKNSFLDEINKQYVVTAKAKGLTNHRVLYGHVFRNAMLLVIAGFPSAFIGIFFTGSLLVEVIFSLDGLGLMSFEAAINRDYPVVFGTLFIFTLLGLIVKLIGDLTYTLVDPRIDFASREH comes from the coding sequence ATGCTGGCTTATATTGTTCGCCGCCTGTTGCTGATTATCCCCACGCTGTTCGGGATTTTGCTGATCAACTTCATCATCATCCAGGCCGCGCCCGGTGGCCCGGTGGAACAGATGATCGCCAAGCTCGAAGGCTTTGACGGCGCCACCAGCCGCATCGCCGGTGGCGGTGCCGAGGTCTCGGTAGCCGGCTCCAGCTACCGGGGCGCCCAAGGCCTGGACCCGGCCTTGATCAAGGAAATCGAGAAGATGTACGGCTTCGACAAATCGGCGCCGGAACGCTTGTGGATCATGGTCAAGAACTACGCCCGCCTGGATTTCGGCGACAGTTTCTTTCGCGACGCCAAGGTCATCGACCTGATCAAGGAAAAAATGCCGGTGTCCATCTCCCTCGGGTTATGGAGCACGCTGATCATGTACCTGGTGTCGATCCCGCTGGGCATCGCCAAGGCCACGCGCCACGGCAGCCACTTCGACGTGTGGACCAGCTCGGCAATCATCGTCGGCTACGCGATCCCGGCATTCCTGTTTGCGATCCTGCTGATCGTGGTGTTTGCCGGCGGCAGTTACCTGGACTGGTTCCCGTTGCGCGGGCTCACCTCGAACAATTTCGATGAGCTGAGCTGGAGCGGCAAGATCCTCGATTACTTCTGGCACCTCGCGCTGCCCGTCACTGCGCTGGTGATCGGCAACTTTGCGACCATGACGCTGCTGACCAAAAACAGTTTTCTCGACGAGATCAACAAACAATACGTGGTCACCGCCAAAGCCAAGGGCCTGACCAACCACCGCGTGCTCTACGGCCATGTGTTCCGCAACGCGATGCTGTTGGTGATCGCCGGCTTCCCCTCGGCGTTTATCGGGATTTTCTTCACCGGTTCGTTGCTGGTGGAAGTGATCTTCTCCCTCGACGGCCTCGGCCTGATGAGCTTTGAAGCGGCGATCAACCGTGATTACCCGGTGGTGTTCGGCACGCTGTTTATCTTCACCCTGCTGGGGCTGATCGTGAAACTGATCGGCGACCTCACCTACACCCTGGTCGATCCGCGTATCGACTTCGCCAGCCGGGAGCATTGA
- a CDS encoding class I SAM-dependent methyltransferase — protein sequence MTDKAFAQADPEWLALISAAREWLSGPIGQFLLDEERRMLEDELGRFFGGYLVHYGPSAQTPPSAPQVQRNVRLGAPLPGVEIVCEEQAWPLSEHAADVVVLQHGLDFCLSPHGLLREAASSVRPGGHLLIIGINPWSSWGLRHVFAHDGLRQARCISPSRVGDWLNLLGFALEKRRFGCYRPPLASTKWQGRLAGWERRAGAWQLSGGGFYLLVARKIVVGLRPVRQVLRQPMGKLVPMPMAKVNRKQSEP from the coding sequence ATGACTGATAAAGCGTTCGCCCAGGCCGATCCTGAGTGGCTGGCCCTGATCAGCGCAGCCCGTGAATGGCTGTCCGGGCCGATCGGGCAATTCCTTCTGGATGAAGAACGCCGCATGCTCGAAGACGAGCTGGGCCGGTTCTTTGGCGGCTACCTGGTGCATTACGGCCCCTCGGCGCAGACGCCGCCGTCCGCGCCGCAGGTGCAGCGTAACGTGCGCCTGGGCGCGCCGTTGCCGGGCGTCGAGATTGTCTGCGAGGAGCAGGCCTGGCCGTTGAGCGAGCACGCCGCCGACGTGGTGGTGTTGCAGCATGGCCTGGATTTTTGCCTGTCGCCCCACGGGTTGCTGCGCGAAGCCGCCAGCAGTGTGCGCCCTGGTGGCCATTTGCTGATTATCGGCATCAACCCCTGGAGCAGCTGGGGCCTGCGGCATGTGTTCGCCCATGACGGCCTGCGCCAGGCGCGCTGCATCTCGCCCTCGCGGGTGGGCGACTGGCTGAACCTGCTGGGCTTTGCGCTGGAGAAACGCCGCTTCGGGTGCTATCGTCCGCCGCTTGCGTCGACCAAGTGGCAGGGCCGCCTGGCTGGCTGGGAACGCCGTGCGGGGGCTTGGCAACTGTCGGGTGGTGGCTTCTATTTATTGGTGGCGCGCAAGATCGTGGTCGGGCTGCGGCCGGTGCGTCAGGTGCTGCGCCAGCCGATGGGCAAGTTGGTGCCGATGCCGATGGCCAAGGTCAATCGCAAGCAGAGCGAACCGTAA
- a CDS encoding transglycosylase SLT domain-containing protein: MSSSIRKSISSDALTRLAQAVAVAVSATLAGCQSTHFAAQSTVQPKPNLAAKIKQKPIWLSEKPSLEVPQDVWERMRRGFQLQDGLGVNPRIEQQRLWFASNPSFLENAGERGSLYIHYIVERLEERNMPLELALLPVIESAYNPMAYSRSDAVGLWQFIPSTGRYFNLRQTRAYDGRRDITASTTAALDYLTRLHDMFNGDWLLALAAYNAGEGTVSRAIERNEKLGLPTDYWNLPLPQETKDYVPKFLALSQVVLAPEAYGVNLSPIANTPYFEVVEVKQSMDLSRVAALAEIDEDELFQLNPALKQRTTLDGPQHLLVPSSKAQLLTSTLSTMKPEELLAMRPKKQVFDEVETARVAGRTRNYKVRTGDNLTLIAKANKVDVHDLQRWNKLNGQALKVGQTLVMQDTRKLVAKADSKKPVQYKVKKGDSLYIVAKRFNVEMQHLKRWNPRTGQALKPGQMLVVSGPR; encoded by the coding sequence ATGTCGTCATCTATTCGTAAATCCATCTCTTCAGACGCATTGACCCGCCTGGCTCAAGCCGTGGCGGTGGCTGTGTCCGCTACTCTGGCGGGCTGCCAATCGACTCATTTCGCTGCACAATCCACCGTGCAACCCAAACCCAATCTTGCCGCCAAGATCAAGCAAAAACCTATTTGGCTCTCAGAGAAGCCCAGCCTCGAAGTCCCCCAGGATGTCTGGGAACGCATGCGACGGGGCTTTCAATTGCAGGATGGCCTGGGCGTCAACCCGCGCATCGAGCAACAGCGTTTGTGGTTCGCCAGCAACCCGTCCTTTCTGGAGAACGCCGGAGAGCGCGGCAGCCTCTACATTCATTACATCGTCGAACGCCTTGAAGAACGCAACATGCCCCTGGAGCTGGCGCTGCTGCCAGTGATTGAAAGTGCCTACAACCCAATGGCCTATTCGCGCAGCGATGCGGTCGGCTTGTGGCAGTTCATTCCCTCCACCGGGCGCTACTTCAACCTGCGCCAGACCCGCGCCTACGACGGCCGCCGCGACATCACCGCCTCCACCACCGCCGCCCTGGACTACCTGACGCGTCTGCATGACATGTTCAACGGCGACTGGCTGCTGGCCCTGGCGGCCTATAACGCCGGCGAAGGCACGGTCAGCCGGGCCATCGAGCGTAACGAGAAGCTCGGCCTGCCCACCGATTACTGGAACCTGCCGCTGCCCCAGGAAACCAAGGACTACGTGCCCAAGTTCCTGGCGCTGTCCCAGGTGGTACTGGCCCCCGAGGCCTACGGCGTCAACCTGAGCCCGATTGCCAACACGCCGTACTTCGAAGTGGTTGAAGTCAAGCAAAGCATGGACCTGTCACGGGTTGCCGCGCTGGCTGAAATCGATGAAGACGAACTGTTCCAGCTCAACCCGGCCCTGAAACAACGCACCACCCTCGACGGCCCCCAGCATTTGCTGGTGCCGAGTTCCAAGGCGCAATTGCTCACCAGCACCCTTTCGACGATGAAGCCGGAAGAATTGCTGGCGATGCGCCCGAAAAAGCAGGTGTTCGACGAAGTCGAGACCGCGCGAGTGGCTGGGCGTACGCGCAATTACAAGGTGCGTACGGGCGACAACCTCACGCTGATCGCCAAGGCGAACAAGGTCGACGTGCATGACCTGCAGCGCTGGAACAAGCTCAACGGCCAGGCGCTCAAGGTCGGCCAAACCCTGGTGATGCAGGACACGCGCAAGCTGGTGGCCAAGGCCGACAGCAAGAAGCCGGTGCAGTACAAGGTCAAGAAAGGCGACTCGCTGTACATCGTCGCCAAGCGTTTCAACGTTGAGATGCAACATCTCAAGCGCTGGAACCCGCGCACTGGCCAGGCACTCAAGCCAGGGCAGATGCTGGTGGTTTCCGGGCCACGCTAA
- the gloB gene encoding hydroxyacylglutathione hydrolase: MIQITALPAFTDNYIWLLQDPHTQRCAVVDPGDAAPVLAWLKQNPQWALSDILVTHHHHDHVGGVEQLKSVTNAKVYGPANENIPARDVALHDNDRISVLGWDFDVYSVPGHTLGHIAFYHQGVLLCGDTLFAAGCGRLFEGTPEQMHTSLERLAALPAETLVYCTHEYTQSNLKFAQAVEPDNADIAERVEHVKQLRALGEMTLPSNLALEKRTNPFLRTAETSVKQKADERNGRDNRSGAEVFASLRAWKDKF, from the coding sequence ATGATACAGATCACTGCCCTACCCGCCTTCACCGACAACTACATCTGGTTGTTGCAGGACCCGCACACCCAACGCTGCGCCGTGGTCGATCCCGGCGATGCCGCGCCGGTGCTGGCCTGGCTCAAGCAGAACCCGCAGTGGGCCCTCAGCGACATCCTGGTCACCCACCATCACCATGATCATGTCGGCGGCGTCGAGCAACTGAAAAGTGTGACAAATGCCAAGGTCTACGGCCCGGCGAATGAAAACATCCCGGCGCGTGACGTGGCCCTGCACGATAACGACCGCATCAGCGTGCTGGGCTGGGACTTCGACGTTTATAGCGTACCCGGCCATACCCTCGGCCACATCGCCTTTTATCACCAGGGCGTGCTGTTGTGTGGTGACACCCTGTTCGCCGCCGGTTGCGGCCGCTTGTTCGAGGGCACGCCGGAACAGATGCACACCTCGCTGGAACGCCTCGCCGCCCTGCCGGCCGAGACCTTGGTGTACTGCACTCACGAGTACACACAAAGTAACCTCAAATTTGCCCAGGCCGTGGAGCCGGATAACGCCGATATCGCCGAACGCGTCGAGCACGTCAAGCAACTGCGCGCCCTTGGCGAGATGACGCTGCCGTCCAACCTGGCCCTGGAAAAACGTACTAACCCTTTTCTACGCACCGCCGAAACATCCGTTAAACAAAAAGCGGACGAACGGAATGGGCGCGATAACCGCTCTGGGGCCGAGGTGTTTGCTAGCTTGAGGGCGTGGAAAGATAAGTTCTAA
- a CDS encoding extracellular solute-binding protein, with protein MMYLRYALLSSLLLCSAANAAPQHALTLYNEPPKYPADFKHFDYVNPDAPKGGTFRESSMGGFDSLNPYISKGVPADNLPLIYDTLAMQSLDEPITEYGLVAGKIEKAPDNSWVRFYLRPEARFHDGHPIRAEDVVFTFQALIKDGSPLYRTYYADVDEVVAEDPLRVLFKFKRTNNRELPLILGQLPVLPKHWWATRDFAKGNLEIPLGSGPYKVAEVKPGRMVRYERVKDYWAKDLPVTQGFYNFDNRITDYYRDSTVSLEALKAGQFDYWLEFSAKNWANAYNIPAVAEGRLIKEEIPNGNPTGMQGFVFNTRKPMFQDVRVRKAISLLLDFEWSNKQLFNGAYTRTRSYFENSEMAATGLPGPDELAILEPFRDKIPAEVFTQAFEPAKTDGSGMIRTQQREAYQLLQAAGWKIVDDKMVDTTGKPVTIEFLLAQTEFERILLPFKRNLADLGINLVIRRVDVSQYINRLRSRDFDMLVGSFPQSTSPGNEQREFWASSSADKPGSRNYMGLKDPAVDQLVEELIDANSRKSLIAHAKALDRVLQFGYYVIPNWHIKTFRVAYWDHLGHPKVSPLYDVGTSTWWAKPDVKPAVTLDTSADPASGGD; from the coding sequence ATGATGTATTTGCGCTACGCGTTACTGAGCAGCCTGTTGCTGTGCAGCGCGGCCAATGCCGCGCCGCAACATGCGCTGACCCTGTACAACGAGCCACCCAAGTACCCTGCCGACTTCAAGCACTTCGACTACGTAAACCCCGACGCGCCCAAGGGCGGCACCTTCCGCGAATCCAGCATGGGCGGCTTCGACAGCCTCAACCCGTACATCAGCAAGGGCGTGCCGGCAGACAATCTGCCGCTGATCTACGACACCCTGGCCATGCAAAGCCTGGACGAGCCGATCACCGAATACGGCCTGGTGGCCGGCAAGATCGAAAAAGCCCCGGACAACAGCTGGGTGCGTTTCTACCTGCGCCCCGAAGCGCGTTTTCACGATGGCCACCCGATCCGCGCCGAAGACGTGGTGTTCACCTTCCAGGCACTGATCAAGGACGGCTCGCCGCTGTACCGCACCTACTACGCCGACGTCGACGAAGTGGTGGCCGAAGACCCGCTGCGGGTGCTGTTCAAGTTCAAGCGCACCAACAACCGCGAATTACCGCTGATCCTCGGCCAACTGCCGGTATTGCCCAAACATTGGTGGGCCACCCGCGACTTCGCCAAGGGCAACCTGGAAATACCGCTGGGCAGCGGGCCGTACAAGGTCGCCGAGGTCAAGCCTGGGCGCATGGTGCGCTATGAGCGGGTCAAGGATTACTGGGCCAAGGACCTGCCGGTCACCCAAGGCTTCTACAATTTCGACAACCGCATCACCGACTACTACCGCGACAGCACGGTGTCGCTGGAAGCGCTGAAGGCCGGGCAATTCGACTACTGGCTGGAGTTCAGCGCGAAGAACTGGGCCAACGCCTACAACATCCCGGCGGTCGCCGAGGGCCGGTTGATCAAGGAAGAAATCCCCAACGGCAACCCCACCGGCATGCAGGGCTTTGTGTTCAATACGCGCAAGCCGATGTTCCAGGACGTGCGCGTACGCAAGGCCATCAGCCTGTTGCTGGATTTCGAGTGGAGCAACAAACAGCTGTTCAACGGCGCCTATACGCGCACCCGCAGTTACTTTGAAAACTCGGAAATGGCCGCCACCGGCCTGCCCGGCCCCGACGAGCTGGCGATTCTGGAGCCGTTTCGCGACAAGATCCCGGCCGAAGTCTTCACCCAGGCGTTTGAACCGGCCAAGACCGACGGCAGCGGCATGATCCGCACCCAGCAGCGCGAGGCCTACCAACTGCTGCAAGCGGCCGGCTGGAAGATCGTCGACGACAAGATGGTCGACACCACCGGCAAACCGGTGACCATCGAGTTCCTGCTGGCCCAGACCGAATTCGAACGCATCCTGCTGCCCTTCAAGCGCAACCTGGCGGACCTGGGCATCAACCTGGTGATCCGCCGTGTTGACGTGTCGCAGTACATCAACCGCCTGCGCTCGCGCGACTTTGACATGCTGGTGGGCAGCTTCCCGCAATCGACCTCGCCGGGTAACGAACAACGCGAATTCTGGGCGTCGTCCAGCGCCGACAAACCCGGCAGCCGCAACTACATGGGGCTCAAGGACCCGGCGGTCGATCAATTGGTTGAAGAGTTGATCGACGCCAACTCGCGTAAAAGCCTGATCGCCCACGCCAAGGCCCTGGATCGTGTGCTGCAGTTCGGCTATTACGTGATCCCCAACTGGCACATCAAGACCTTCCGCGTGGCGTATTGGGACCATCTCGGCCATCCGAAAGTCTCGCCACTCTACGACGTCGGCACCTCCACCTGGTGGGCCAAGCCCGATGTAAAACCTGCCGTCACCCTGGACACGAGCGCCGATCCGGCGAGCGGAGGCGATTAA
- the dnaQ gene encoding DNA polymerase III subunit epsilon, which translates to MRSVVLDTETTGMPVTDGHRIIEIGCVELMGRRLTGRHFHVYLQPDRDSDEGAIGVHGITDEFLKGKPRFAEVADEFFEFINGAQLIIHNAAFDVGFINNEFALMGQTERADISQHCSILDTLMMARERHPGQRNSLDALCKRYGVDNSGRELHGALLDSEILADVYLTMTGGQTSLSLAGNASDGTGSAEGSGNRPSEIRRLPADRKPTPIIRASEQDLAEHAARLEAIAKSAGAPALWSQLTQQ; encoded by the coding sequence ATCCGATCTGTTGTACTCGATACCGAAACCACCGGCATGCCGGTGACCGATGGTCACCGGATCATCGAAATCGGCTGTGTCGAACTGATGGGTCGTCGCCTCACCGGCCGTCACTTTCACGTCTACCTGCAACCCGACCGCGACAGTGACGAAGGCGCGATCGGCGTCCACGGCATCACCGACGAGTTCCTCAAAGGCAAGCCGCGCTTTGCCGAAGTGGCGGATGAGTTTTTCGAGTTCATCAACGGCGCTCAGCTGATCATCCACAACGCGGCGTTCGACGTTGGCTTCATCAATAACGAATTTGCCCTGATGGGGCAGACCGAGCGTGCGGATATCTCCCAGCACTGCTCGATCCTCGATACCCTGATGATGGCCCGTGAGCGGCACCCGGGGCAGCGCAACAGCCTCGATGCGTTGTGCAAACGCTACGGCGTCGACAACTCCGGCCGTGAACTCCACGGCGCGTTGCTCGACTCCGAGATTCTGGCCGACGTTTACCTGACCATGACCGGCGGGCAAACCAGCCTGTCCCTGGCCGGTAACGCTTCCGACGGCACCGGTTCGGCAGAAGGCTCGGGCAATCGCCCTTCGGAAATCCGCCGCTTGCCGGCGGACCGCAAACCAACACCGATCATCCGTGCCAGTGAGCAGGACCTGGCTGAGCATGCGGCGCGGTTGGAAGCGATTGCCAAGTCGGCGGGTGCACCGGCGTTGTGGTCGCAGCTGACGCAGCAATAA
- a CDS encoding extracellular solute-binding protein, with translation MKRPLLLLISLALSFAANATITESHGYTQFGRLKYPAKFTHFDWVNPAAPKGGTLRVMAFGTFDTLNPYTFKGSSPVSTPNFLQYGVNELNEPLMVGTGQYAPSGDEPTSSYGLIAQSVKYSEDRSWVVFNLRPEARFHDGKPITAYDVAFSYRTLLTEGHPQYRTNLQEVARVDILNRHRIRFVFKRAGNPLLILRLGELPVLPQHYWKNRDFKATTFEPPLGSGPYRITKVTPGRQLVFERVKDYWGKDLPVNQGFYNYDKVEVEFYRDSDVAFEAFKAGEFDIYIEHQAKNWATGYNFPAVNRGDVIKAQIAHQIPTQSQGLFMNTRRPTFAQTKVREALGFMFDFEWTNRTLFSSAYKRTLSYYPNSEFSATGVPVGHEWLMLSPYRDQLPANLFTQPFSLPQTDGRGIPRDTMRRALALLGEAGWKLSGQRLLNSEGQPLRFEILLVNPNLERILQPYVENLISIGIDARLRTVDRAQYKQRLDQFDFDMILITLNQTLSPGLEQWQYFHSSQANIKGSKNYAGIANPVVDRLLDQLLAAQTREEQLAAGRALDRVLLWQHYSIPNWYLNYHRLAYRNRFAFVTTPPYSLGLSAWWLKASEKAQ, from the coding sequence TTGAAGCGTCCCCTCCTTCTACTAATAAGTCTGGCCTTGAGCTTTGCAGCGAACGCGACGATTACCGAGAGCCACGGTTATACGCAGTTCGGCAGGCTCAAGTACCCGGCAAAATTCACCCACTTTGATTGGGTAAACCCTGCAGCGCCAAAAGGCGGGACATTGCGGGTCATGGCCTTTGGCACCTTCGACACGCTCAACCCCTACACCTTCAAGGGCTCCAGCCCGGTTTCCACCCCCAATTTCCTGCAATACGGCGTCAACGAGCTGAACGAGCCGTTGATGGTCGGCACCGGCCAGTACGCGCCGTCCGGCGATGAGCCCACCTCCAGCTACGGGCTGATTGCCCAGTCGGTGAAGTACAGCGAGGATCGCAGCTGGGTGGTGTTCAACCTGCGACCCGAAGCGCGTTTCCACGATGGCAAGCCGATCACTGCCTATGACGTGGCGTTCTCCTACCGCACCCTGCTGACCGAAGGCCACCCGCAGTACCGCACCAACCTGCAGGAAGTGGCGCGGGTCGACATCCTCAACCGCCACCGTATCCGCTTTGTGTTCAAGCGCGCCGGCAACCCGCTGCTGATCCTGCGCCTGGGCGAGCTGCCGGTATTGCCCCAGCATTACTGGAAAAACCGCGACTTCAAGGCCACCACCTTCGAACCCCCTTTGGGCAGCGGGCCGTATCGCATTACCAAGGTCACGCCTGGCCGGCAACTGGTGTTCGAACGGGTCAAGGATTACTGGGGCAAGGACCTGCCGGTCAACCAGGGTTTCTATAACTACGACAAGGTCGAAGTGGAGTTCTACCGCGACAGCGACGTCGCCTTCGAAGCCTTCAAGGCCGGCGAATTCGACATCTACATCGAGCACCAGGCCAAGAACTGGGCCACCGGCTATAACTTCCCGGCGGTCAACCGCGGCGATGTCATCAAGGCGCAGATCGCCCACCAGATCCCGACCCAGAGCCAGGGCCTGTTCATGAACACGCGGCGACCGACCTTCGCCCAGACCAAGGTGCGCGAAGCACTGGGGTTTATGTTCGATTTTGAATGGACCAACCGCACCCTGTTCAGCAGCGCCTATAAACGCACCTTGAGTTATTACCCCAACAGCGAGTTCTCGGCGACGGGCGTGCCGGTAGGCCATGAATGGCTGATGCTCTCGCCGTACCGCGACCAGTTGCCGGCCAACCTGTTCACCCAGCCGTTCAGCCTGCCGCAGACCGACGGTCGCGGCATCCCGCGCGACACCATGCGCCGCGCCCTGGCGTTGCTGGGCGAAGCCGGCTGGAAACTGTCGGGGCAGCGCCTGCTCAACAGTGAGGGGCAACCGCTGCGATTCGAAATTCTGCTGGTCAACCCGAACCTGGAGCGCATCCTGCAGCCGTATGTCGAGAACCTGATCAGCATCGGCATCGACGCGCGCCTGCGCACGGTTGACCGCGCGCAATACAAACAGCGCCTGGATCAGTTCGACTTCGACATGATCCTGATCACCCTCAACCAGACCTTGAGCCCAGGCCTTGAACAGTGGCAGTACTTCCACTCAAGCCAGGCCAACATCAAGGGCAGCAAGAACTACGCCGGTATCGCCAACCCGGTGGTCGACCGCCTGCTGGACCAACTGCTGGCGGCGCAAACCCGCGAAGAACAACTGGCCGCCGGCCGCGCCCTCGACCGCGTGTTGCTGTGGCAGCACTACAGTATTCCCAACTGGTACCTCAACTATCATCGCTTGGCGTACCGCAACCGGTTCGCCTTTGTCACCACGCCGCCCTACAGCCTGGGCCTGAGCGCGTGGTGGCTGAAAGCTTCGGAGAAAGCCCAATGA